The segment CAGGCGGGAAGGCGAAAAAACTGTGGCCTATGCTGAATCACATGACCAATCTTTAGTTGGAGACAAGACCATTGCCTTCTGGCTCATGGACAAGGAGATGTACTTCAACATGCGCACCATTGACAAACATCCTGTCATTGACCGGGGGGTTGCCTTGCACAAAATGATCAGGTTGCTCACCATGTCTTTGGGCGGGGAAGCGTTTCTCACCTTTATGGGTAACGAGTTCGGGCATCCGGAATGGGTAGACTTTCCTAGGTTAGGTAACAACTGGAGTTACCAATACGCCCGGCGGCAATGGTCGTTGGTAGACAATCCTGACCTGAGATACCGACATATGTGGCAGTTTGAAAAGGACATGCTCTCCATCGCCGAGCAGTATTCTATTCTGGAAGGTGGTCCCGCGCTCAAACTGCACCAGGACAATACTAACAACGTGCTCATTTTCCAGAGGGCCGGTTTGATCTTCCTTTTCAATTTTCACCCTAAAAACTCCGTTCCGGATTATATATTCCCAGTTCAGGAAGCAGGTAGTTATTCCTTGATCCTTTCCTCAGATACACCAGAAACAGGAGGTCATGACCGCGTAGATACTACTATCCGATACTTCACTCTCCCTACCAAGTATGGCCCAAGACTGAGCATCTACCTGCCTAACCGTACGGCTTTGGTAATGAGGAGAGAAGATTGAAAAACTAGAATCAGGTAAAGATAAAGGAGTCGTTTAAGGGTTGTTTTTAAAAACAGCCCTTAAACGACTCCTTTTATATTATGTAACATTACAATGCTACTCACAACAAGCCAATCACTCAGCCCTTGAAAGCAGATTCTCCCCTTGAGGGGAGATAAAGAGGGGTGTTTACAAAGGAGAGCACGCATTCAAGAAAACACTAATCAGGGCATCAACTCGGAAGGAAAGCAAAGGAGAATCATCAATGCGTGGATTGGCAGGTGCAACACCCCTATTCGCTCCCCTCAAGGGGAGAATCTGCTAAGAGCCGCTGCTGGTTTAGAACTTTGAAGAATGGTATGTACCCGAAACTCTTTGTAATCACGGATCTACTTTTCCAAAATGGTTTGTTGGACAATAAACCTTCGTCTCACACTTATCCCTACTCAAAATAAGAAGGTCTGTAGTGGAAACCACAGCAGACCTTCTGTTTATCTATCTAATCTTAAAGACAGTTACTTATGTCATCATCTACGCTTTAGGCCAGTTTTCCAGAAACTAACCCCAAACGAATTATTCTGCTTAGTCCTGCAGAAGCAAAACGGTGTGCAGGCTTTCCATTACCTTGTCAGCGGTACTGCCCCAGGTAAGTTGCCTTACGGCTTTTTGGTTAGCTTCTACCTGTCTTCTCCGCAATTCTTCGTTTTCCAGCAACTGCAGAATATGTTCTGCCAAACCTTCGGTGTCGTTGCAATCAGCTACACTTGCCTCAGGCAACACTTCAGCAGCTCCCGTTTGGTGCGTGATCACTACCGGCAAGCCGGCCTGGGTTGCTTCCAGGGCAGCCAAGCCGAAAGGCTCAGACAGTGCTGGCAAACAGAACACAGAAGAATTTTTCAGAAGCGCTTCAGCTTTTGCTGGCGGCAAAAAACCAGTGAACGTAACTGATTCTTCAATGCCTAACCTTTTGACCATCAGCTTCGCCTCATCCAGTTGCGGTCCATGACCAGCAACTACAAAGTGAACGTCAGGGTCTTGGTTTAGTACTACTTTTGCAACTTTCAAGAATTGAAGCGGTCCTTTCTGTGCGACCAAACGTCCAAGGAAAGTTACCTGCTTTCTTTTGGCTGAAACTACCGGAGAAGCGGGTGCTTTATCCGCTCCGTTGTAGACCACTTGAATCTTTTTTGCCGAAATACCGTAGCGCTTCGTGATCATGCGGGCGGTTCTTTCACTTACCGTTAAGATAAGGTCAGCTTCATGCATCGCCTTAGTTTCCAACTCAAACACCCAACCTAACGGCTCCCCTACCTGGCGGTCAAATGACAGGCTGTGCACGTGCACAATTAACGGAACCTTGCGTTGAATCTTTATCTCCATACCCGCCAGGAAAGTCATCCAGTCATGGGCATATACGGCATCAAATTCTTTATGTGAAGCAAGCCTCGCTGCATAACGGGCAAACTGGATCACCTCAAAATTGAGGGTACCTTTAGCACCTTTGGCAAATGTGATTTGTGGTTGCCCCTGAGCAGCAGCAGATTGGGGCTGAGAAGCTGTTTCCTGCGCATATGGGCCTTTTTGCTCCTGGTTTACTACTTCAACTTTGTCCTGAAGTTCAGAAGAATGTTGAGTATAGCCTTGTCCTACCTCAGGTTCTTCATAAGGAAACAACGCGGCGGGTACTCTGAGTGTAGTAGCAAAACGCTCAAATGTTTGCTCTACAGGAGCTTGTTTAATCTCGGCCAGATTGAGGGCATCTAACCCTACAACCTCCGCATGTTGATCAATGGCCAGGTGATCTGCCTGCGGCACAATCATGGTAAGTTCAATCTGTTTGGCTAAGGCCTCAGCTAAATGAAAACAAGCTTTGCCTACTCCTCCATTCAAAATAGGTTGGTCTTCCCAACCCAGCATTAATACTCTGAGTTTTTTCATTATATCTTTAATTCATCTACGACGCAGGGGAGAGGTGTCTTGTAAAGATAAGTAACCAACCCGCTAGTTCAAGGGTAATTCACACTTTTTTTTGCCAGTTTGTTCACCAAAATAGAAAATTTAAAAACATTCCGTAATTATGCGATTTAATTTCTGAATAAATACGCAAAAAACAGCCCTTCTTTTCTTCTTTGCTTCTAATACTTTTTCATGGATAGTACAATTTAAGATACCAATTACATGATCAATGACCTGGGGGTCAAACACGAGGAGTTCTTCGCGGGTACTGTTCTCCAGGTCCATTCAACTGACAATTGCACTCTATTTACCTGTGATAACCGGGTGGGCTTGAAAGTGGAAGCTGTCACGCAGCACATTCTACGGTTTAAGTTTAGCACGGACGGAACCTTCTCCCGGGAGTTTTCCTATGCCCTCTCCCCTTCCCGCCCCCAGGAAAAGGTGAAGCTGAAAATAAAAGAACTGGCAGACCATTACCGGCTTACTACCAAGGAGCTAATTTGCACTGTTTCCAAAAACGGCCTGATCACACGTATTCTAGACAAGTCTGGCAATATCCTGAACGAAGACGAGAAAGGTTTTCATTGGGAAGAGCACAAAGACTATGGCGGCGATATTGTGAAGATGAGCAAAGCCGTGCAGCCGCAGGAGTTCTTTTATGGCTTGGGCGACAAAGCCGACAACATGAACCTGCGGGGCAAGCGCTTTGAGAATTGGGGTTCAGATACCTATGGCTACAAAATAGGCACCGATCCGCTGTACAAGAACATCAACTTTTATATGGGGTTGCACCGCCGCAACGCCTACGGCATCTTCTTTGACAACACTTTCAGGGCTTTCTTTGATTTCGCGAGTGAGCGCAAGGAAGTAACCAGCTTCTGGGCGCAGGGCGGCACCATGGAGTATTACTTTATCTATGGCCCTTCCCTCACGCAGGTGGTGCAACAATATACCACAAAGACCTGGCCAAAGGCTTCAGAGACCGTTCTATCCCCTGTGATGCCCTGTACCTGGACATAGACTACATGGAAGGTTTCCGGTGCTTTACCTGGAGCAAAAGCCATTTCCCTGAACCCCATCGCATGGTGCAGGAACTGAAGGAAGACGGTTTCAAAACGGTGGTCATCATTGACCCGGGCATCAAAATTGACCATGACTATTGGGTGTACCAGGAAGGCATCAAAAATGATTATTTCTGCCGCCGCGCCGATGGTCCTTTGTACAAGGGAACTGTGTGGCCGGGACTGTGCCACTTCCCGGACTATACCCGTGAAGAGGTGCGCACCTGGTGGGCTGGTCTGTTTAAGGGCCTTATTCAGGAAACCGGCGTTAAAGGCGTCTGGAATGACATGAACGAACCGGCGGTGTTTGAGATTGGCACTTTCCCCAATGACGTGCGCCACCATTATGACGGCGACCCTGGCAGTCACCGCAAGGCTCATAACATCTACGGCATGCAGATGGCCCGCGCCACTTATGAAGGTGTAAAGAACTTCTCTTATCCAGACCGCCCCTTTACCATAACCCGCTCAGGCTACGCCGGGGTGCAGCGTTTTGCTTCTGGCTGGACCGGTGATAACATTGCCTCCTGGGATCACCTTTGGCTGGCCAACATTCAGTGTCAGCGCCTTAGTATTTCAGGAATGTCTTTTATTGGCTCTGACATAGGCGGGTTTATAAAATCACCAGACGGCGAGCTGTACATCCGGTGGCTACAGTTAGGGATCTTCCATCCGTTCTGCCGCACCCACTCCTCGGGTGACCACGGAGACCAGGAGCCCTGGTCTTTTGGGGAGCCGTACACAGCATTGGCCCGCAAATTCATTGAGCTACGCTATCAGCTTCTGCCTTACATGTACTCTACCTTCTGGCAGTACACTACCCAAGGAACTCCCATGCTGCGGCCCTTGGCTTTTGTGGACCAGACAGATCCTGATTGCTACCACCGTATGGCAGAATTTTGCTTAGGCGATAATCTTTTGGTGTGCCCCATTACGCAACCGGGGGTAGACGGCAGAATCTTATACCTGCCGCAAGGAAACTGGTACAACTTCTGGACTGGTCTTATGGAAGCCGGTAAACGAGAAGTATGGGCAGATGCCCCACTAGACAAGGTACCTATGTTCATCAAAGCCGGAGCCGTGGTTCCCTTCTACCCTGTGCAGCAGTACGTGGGGGAACTGGCAGCACCCCAGGTGGCGCTGCATGTGTACTACAACCAGGGCACCTGCGTGAGCGAACTATATGAAGACGGTGGCGAAGGCTACGGGTACACAGAGGGCAATTTTCTGCACAAAGTTTTCCGGACGGAAGGCAGCTTAACCCTGTTCACCCTTACCCAGGAAAGAAAAGGCGACGGTCAGGATGGTTACCGGTACTACGCTATTTTCATTCACGGCTTACAAACACATACAGCCAAAATCATAGTAGATGAACAGGAAGTTACCTGGGAAAATGTAGCCGCTACCAACCTTATCTTTGTTTCCGTACCCAATGATTTTACGCTACTTCAGGTAATTCCTTCACCTATCGTATAATCAACATTAAGCGGCCCGTTTAGGAGGTGATTAGTAAAACACCTCCTAAACGGGCCGCTTAAAATTATTTTTTTGAGGATTTATACATAAACCCGCATACAGTTTGCTATTCCTGGTGTGTGCTTAATGCCAGTTGGTAAGCACGCTCGTAATGCACCAGCAGCTTTTTCCAGTCAAACATTTCTGACAAGCCTTCTACTTTATTCCGTTGGGCAATCCGCTCCCGGCGGCTCATTTCCACATAGTCATACAAGTGTTCTGTGAGTTGCTCGGCAGAATCATTGAAGTTGCGCTCATGGCGGTCTATTACGTAGATACCTTTGTCAGTATACTTCTTGATGTTCTTCTTCACGTAATCACCAAAACCAGACAAATCACTGGTCACGGCTGGAATACCACTGGCTACGCACTCCAGCGGAGTATAACCCCACGGCTCGTAATAGCTAGGGAAGATACCTAAGTGACAGCCCCGCACAAACTGCCCGTACTCCATCCCGAAAAGAGGGTTGGTAGGTGAGATAAAATCTGGGTGGTACACAATCTTCACGCGGTCATCAGCATTGTTTACCAGGTTAGAGCTCCGCAGGAAATGCAGGATCTCATCTGATTGATCATTAATGAGATTGTGCGTCACTACCGGAGGCAGCATATGCGTTTTCCATGACTGTATAGTCCTCCTATACCGTAGTTTCCAATAATCATCTACGTACTCGTTCAGCTCCGGTAATTTATGATCTGAACTAGCCGCCGCATCATAGAACAGCCTCTCCCCAATCTGGTCTTTAATGGCCTCACAGGTTTCCTGTATCTCTTCCATTAAAGCCTTTGAATGCAGCACGTGCGGGTTAATGGTAGTGAATGGCTGTTTGGTGATAAAGAACATCACCACCGTCATATCACTTTTAGACACCTTCATGCGGTGATTCAGGCGGGCCAAAGCCTCCAGAGTAAGGTCAAAGCCTTTGTTACGGTATTCAAAACGCCCCGAAGTGAACAGGTAAATGGTCTTGTCCAGGTCAAAAGGGAAACTCTGGAAAAAGTGCCCCATGACAAACCGGTGAATCCGCTTCTTGTACGTTAAGTGCAAGTTCTGGAACTCGTGCATGGCGGTGAACCGCCGGATGTTGAGCCCGTTCGGCAACACTGTATCCGGGATCCGGTCTAGCAGGTAGATACACTCCCGCACGGTGACTTCGCTGACCGTGGTAAACACGTGCGCCCCATGCGCGGCGGCCCTTTCAATAGAAACGGCGGGCTCAATGTTGAAATGCTGCGCCTCTCTCTGCCAATCAACCGAGGTTAACTGGTCATAGAAGTTGGGGTCATTCATGGCAAGGTAACGTCCCAGCAAGGTCGCGTGCGTGGTGAAAACGATCTTCACCGGCACCTGGTCTTTTCTCAGGTCTGGAATGGCAGAACCCACCATCCACTCATGGAAGTGCGCTACCACCTGGGTTTTAGCAGATAATATGGTGATAAACCGCTTCACCAAACTTCCGAAGGCCAGCACCTGGTTCAGGAGGTCTTCATTGGAAGTAGGTATGCGGTGGTTTTCCCAAAGGAAATACTTGATCTCCCCTAGCTGCCCAAAGGAACTGCGCGGGTTGATCAACACAATTTTAGGCCGACCAGTCACCAGCCAGGTTCCATAGTAACACTCTACGCCCTGGGCCTGTAGTTCCAGCACCGCCTGCCCGTACACATCAGAATAGTCATCTGTGGGTTCAAATTCATGGGCGGCTTGTTGCGGGAAATAAGGACCTATAAGACAATACTGGTCGCCCCAGTACTCAATCATGGCAGGTACTTTAGAGCGGATTACCGTGTAGATACCACCTACTTGGTTACACGCTTCCCAGGCTATTTCAAGAAGATGCGGAGACGCAGAAGATAATTGTTGCATGGAGGGTCAGTTTAAGGGTATTTTACTCAAATTAGAGTAAAAGGGATATAGCAGAAAGTAATTTGTTTTACACTTTTTCAATTAAGGGCACTCGTGAATTTTGCCTCCAATTGATAATCCTCTCACCCTCAGACCCCAAGCAAAATTCCCGTTTTTCAAATCTAAAACTTTTTTGCAGAATTCATACCCCCAGCTTAAATCAGCCACCAGATAAATGAATTTATAAGCGTTTTCACACCTGTTTTGCAAGGGTTTTACTAAAACCTGTAAAGGAACATATTCTGGTTTATTGGCAAAACTCCCTAGGTTCTTCAGAATTTTTCAACTCCTGGCACAACCAAAATTTAAATTTGGTCTATACTTCAGGCAAACGCCGTAACCGGCTTTATCCCTGATTTCTTTAAAACACACCTAAAACAAACACTATGAGCATTGTATATGAAGGGCACGTGATCTGGGCACAAGTAGACGCCAACATGCACCTTCGCCACTCGGCCTACGCCGATTTTGCCGCCCAGGCGCGTATCTCCATGTTAGATACGTTGGGCCTTGATTTTAAAACTTTTCAGCACCTGAAAATAGGACCTATTCTGTTCCGGGAAGAATTGCAATACCTGCGCGAAGTAGGCATCAATGACACCGTCAAAGTTGAATCTGTACTGACCAAAGCCCGCCCGGATGGTTCGCGTTGGTCCATCCGTCATGAGCTGTACCGCAGCGATGGTGTGAAAGCGGCCATCATCAACGTAGATGGTGCCTGGATTGACCTCCTGAAGCGTAAGCTGGCCGGTCTGCCTGAAGATCTTGCCCAGAAGTTCATGAGCCTGCCTCAAGCCGAGGATTTTGTCCTAGAATAACCTTTCTGTTTAGGGACTACTTTCTGGAAAGTAGCCCCTAAACAGAAATCACTTTACTTATTTACTGTCACCTGTTTTTGTTCTTATCAGCTTCCTTAAATTAGGGGCATGATACGTCTCCTCACCCCTCCCCGCTTGCAGTGCAAAAGAAGTACGCGCAAGCTCTTCCTACTCTCGTTGCTCTTCTCTGCCCAAGTGGGTTTGGCCAAGACCAAAGACCCGGTGTTAGACAGCATTGTAAAAGAAGCGACCCAAAATTCTCAGCTGGAAACGCTGGCGCATGAACTGATGGATGTGATTGGTCCACGCCTGGTGGGTACGCCCCAAATGCAGCAAGCCAATGACTGGGCCGTGGCTAAATACAAAGGCTGGGGCATTGCTGCCAGAAATGAGAAATGGGGAGAATGGCGCGGCTGGCAAAGAGGCATCTCGCACATTGATATGGTGCACCCCCGGGTAAGAACCCTGGAGGGCATGCAACTGGCCTGGAGCCCCAGCACCAAAGGCAAAGGCGTCACCGCTGAAACCATCACCCTCCCTGAAACTGTCACAGATTCCATGGCCTTCCAGAAGTGGTTGCCCAACGTGAAAGGCAAATTTGTGCTGATCTCCATGCCGCAGCCCACCGGAAGACCCGATTACAACTGGCAGGAGTTCGCCACGAAAGAGTCTTTTGAGAAAATGAAAGCGGAGCGCACCGCCCTAACCGAAGCCTGGCGCACCAAGATGGCAAAGATGGGATACACTACCCGCACCTTGCCCGTGGCCCTGGAAAAAGCCGGAGCTGCCGGAGTGGTCATGTCTAATTGGTCAAACGGGTTTGGAGTGAACAAGATCTTCAGTGCCTACACGAAGAAGATTCCTACGGTAGACCTTTCTTTGGAGGATTACGGAATGGTGTACCGCCTCACCGCTTCTGGTCAGAAACCCAAAATCAACGTGCAGGCCGAATCTAAAGAGCGCGGCATGGTACCTACTTTCAACACCATCGCGGAGATAAAAGGAACCCAGAAACCAGATGAGTACGTGATCCTGTCGGCGCACTTTGACTCCTGGGATGGCGCTACTGGTGCCACTGATAACGGAACCGGCACCCTGGTCATGATGGAAGCCATGCGAATACTGAAGAAGATCTACCCTAACCCTAAAAGAACCATCATGGTAGGGCATTGGGGTAGCGAAGAGCAAGGACTGAACGGTTCCCGCTCATTTGTGGAAGACCACCCGGAAATTGTAAGCAAAATACAGGCAGTGTTTAACCAGGACAATGGTACCGGCCGCGTGGTCAACTTAGGTGGCTCTGGCTTCCTGCACTCTTATGAATTCCTGAACCGCTGGTTGGCTCCGGTACCGACAGAGATCCGCTCCCACATACAAACCAACTTCCCGGGTGCCCCGGGCGGCGGCGGATCAGACCACGCCTCGTTTGTAGCAGCGGGTGCTCCGGCGTTTTCGCTTAGTTCCCTGAGCTGGTCTTACGGCACCTACACCTGGCACACCAACCGCGACACCTATGACAAGATCGTGTTTGATGATGTGCGTAGCAACGCCATTCTTACTGCTATTTTAGCTTACATGGCCAGTGAAGACCCCACTACCACCTCCCGTGAAAGAAGTGTGTTACCAGCCAACCAAAGAACTGGTCAGCCTGGTACCTGGCCTGCTCAAACCAAGCCTACTCGCAAAGGTGGGGGTTGAGTAGAACTTAGCAAAGTAAAAGCTCTGATCTAACATATCACGAGTTCTGTAAGAAAGCAGAAAGCCCCCGGAAGACTGAACTTCCGGGGGCTTTCTGCTTTTATCCACCTTAAGGCTTTTTAAATAAGGGCTATGATGTTCTGCTGCGCGCCAACAAAAATCCTCCAGCTACTACAGCTAGCCCCACGCCCACAATGGCTGCCCAGTTTCTGGTAGCAGTCGTTACAGGGGTTTGCATCTCCGCGGAAAGCAGCGGTTCATAATTAATGCCGCTGGTAACGGTTAGCACCAATTGTACGGCTTCTTCCGGAGAATCCCATTGCGGGAAGTGACCGCAACTAGAAAACCAATGTATGCAGGCATCAGGAAAAAGGCGCAAAGCCCTGGAAGCTTGCTGCGGAAAACAAACCCTGTCCTGCTTACCCCACCCAATAATCAAAGGTGCTTGCAGGGTACCGCGCGGAACTCCTTTTTGGGGTTCGCCATACGTTAAGTTGTACAACAAGTCATCAAAGGAGGCAGACGTAGCAAAGGTTCGCATTTCTTCCTGCACCAGTTCTGCGTGTAGATCCCAGGGACGGGCAGAAAACTGGGGCAACAGCAAGGTGCGACCAACCGGGTTCCCTGCGATAGCAGGCATCACGGGTTGCAACCATTGCACCAGCCTTCTGGAAGCCGCCACTGAAAAGTAGAAGAATGGTTTCTCCCAGCCTTTCCAGAATCCGCCCGGGTCTAAAGACACAACTGCCCCTACTATCCCCCCACGTCTTACTAACTCCAGCACCAGGCGCGCACCCATGGAACTGCCCACGGCATCAATCCCCAAAAGATTCTGGCTTTCCAGAAAAGAGGTGACCGCATCGGCTAAGGTGCTAATGGAAACTTCCCCTTGTAACGGGGGGGTAGCACCATGCCCCGGTAAATCAATCGCAATTACCTCACGGCCTGCATCTGCCAGCCCGTCTATCATTAAGTCCCAGGAGCGGGAGCTTCCGCCAATGCCATGTACCAGTAACAGAGGTTTCCCTTCGCCTCGCCGGATGAAATGCATGTCCATTTGAAATCAGGTTAAGTGCTCAAAGCGTTTTGAGACTGCTTAGAGATACGGGGTAAAAGCACCCTTGTTCTACCTTCTGCTACCCTAAAACTTTCCTTTTGTAGGTAAAGCCAAAAAATGAAGGCCCTGTTTTAAGGCAGATTTAATAAAAATTGCTTCAAAACAGGGCCTCCTTAAAGTTCATCAATCAGCAAGAGTAAGTGGCCATGGACCTAAACCTATGATCTTACTGCACCCGTTTCTGAGTCACATAGAAGTTTGGATCTACTTTAATCCCGGTGGCACCAGCAGCAAGGGTAGCTTTTTTCCAGGTGGTGGAGACCGGTTGTAACCACGTTTCTTTTCCAGCTACCAAAACTTTTACCGGCAGGTTAAAGCCCTTGACGACATTGTTCCAGCGGTACGAGAGGGTTTTTCCTTCCACCTTATACTCCAGTTCAGGAATACGAACATCGCGGAGGTACTGGTCAAAGAAAGCTTTCAGGTCCTTTCCGGTTTGTTGACTGATGTAGTTTTCAATCTGGGCGGTTGTCACCGTCTGGTGGTAAAACTCTTTGTTCAGGCCACGCAGTAGTTTCCGCCATTTCTCGTCATCATTCACCACTTGCCGAAGGGTGTGCAGCATGTTGCCGCCTTTGGGGTACATGTCACCGGAGCCGCTGAAGTTTACATTATATATCCCGATGATGGGCCGGTCATTTCTGATTCCGCGACGGGTACCGATCACGTACTCACTTGCGGCTTTTTTGCCATGGTAATATTCCACAAACAAGCTCTCTGAGTAGTTGGTAAAACTCTCATGAATCCACATGTCAGCGTTGTCTTTGTAAGTGATGTTGTTGGCAAACCATTCATGCCCACTTTCGTGGATGATGATGAAGTCGAACTTCAGGCCCCAACCCGTGCCGCTGAGGTCCCGACCCAGGTAGCCGTTCTGGTATTTGTTTCCGTAGGTCACTGAGCTCTGGTGTTCCATGCCCAGATACGGCACCTCCACCAATTTATAGCTGTCTTCATAGAAAGGGTACGGCCCAAACCAGTGCTCAAAGGCTTTCAGCATCTGGGGTACTTGCTTGAACTGCTCTTTGGCTTTGGCCAGGTTCTCGCGCAGCACATAATAATTGCAATCCAGCTTGCCTTTTTCGCCGGCGTAGGTTTCTGAGAAGTTCACGTAATCGGCAATATTCACATTCACGCCGTAGTTGTTGATGGGATTTGTAACCGCCCAATGGAAGGTGTGGGTGCCGTCTGCGTGCTGCTCTAGTTTGCGCAAGCGCCCATTAGAGACATCAACCAGGTCTTTCGGCACCGTTACCCTAATCATCATGCTGTCGGGCTCATCGTACATGTGGTCTTTGCAGGGCCAAAACAAGCTTGCGCCGTCGCCTTGCACCGAGGTGGCAATGAAAGGTTTACCGTTGCTGTCTTTCTTCCAGGTAACGCCCCCGCTCCACGGCGGATTGGTGCTTACCTGGGGTTTGCCGCCGTAGGTTACTTCCACGGTCTGCAGGGTACCAGGCACTTGTTTGGCAGCTAGCTGAATAAACCAGGCATTCCCATCCTGCTTCACCCTCAGGTTCTGCCCGTTCTGCCGAACCTGCTCAATGCGCATGGGCGGCTGCAAATCAATCTGCATCACCT is part of the Rufibacter tibetensis genome and harbors:
- a CDS encoding M1 family metallopeptidase, whose amino-acid sequence is MLHRFSSLLGLLSFLLLVVGIDAQAQSIPTFTRQDTLRGSITPERAWWDLVHYDLSMKVNPQDSTMQGVNLVRYKVLKPHQVMQIDLQPPMRIEQVRQNGQNLRVKQDGNAWFIQLAAKQVPGTLQTVEVTYGGKPQVSTNPPWSGGVTWKKDSNGKPFIATSVQGDGASLFWPCKDHMYDEPDSMMIRVTVPKDLVDVSNGRLRKLEQHADGTHTFHWAVTNPINNYGVNVNIADYVNFSETYAGEKGKLDCNYYVLRENLAKAKEQFKQVPQMLKAFEHWFGPYPFYEDSYKLVEVPYLGMEHQSSVTYGNKYQNGYLGRDLSGTGWGLKFDFIIIHESGHEWFANNITYKDNADMWIHESFTNYSESLFVEYYHGKKAASEYVIGTRRGIRNDRPIIGIYNVNFSGSGDMYPKGGNMLHTLRQVVNDDEKWRKLLRGLNKEFYHQTVTTAQIENYISQQTGKDLKAFFDQYLRDVRIPELEYKVEGKTLSYRWNNVVKGFNLPVKVLVAGKETWLQPVSTTWKKATLAAGATGIKVDPNFYVTQKRVQ